The following proteins are co-located in the Chloroflexota bacterium genome:
- a CDS encoding response regulator transcription factor: MTLNIAVIVIDQSAIYRVGLQSLLEHAFKTQPQIAYADAARLMASDDDGHPNAILIGLDWSDQSNRNTLSRLIARFPQSTVIVLSEDDRDQAQLGKLNVQHCAFVVKTIPLEELSREIRTVVEQNCELNRRHRFRRATTGSASRSRRPLSRRENQVLEHLTQGKSNKQIAYALNLREKTIKNHMTSILTKLGVANRTQAAVHAWRVSQIDFRVRENESLTTTSAARNWCEIASE, encoded by the coding sequence ATGACTCTAAACATTGCGGTCATCGTCATAGATCAATCCGCAATTTATCGGGTAGGTCTGCAATCACTCCTTGAGCACGCGTTCAAGACGCAGCCTCAAATCGCATACGCCGATGCCGCGCGCCTAATGGCATCGGATGACGACGGCCATCCCAACGCGATCCTGATTGGACTCGATTGGTCTGATCAAAGTAATCGCAACACCTTGAGCCGGCTTATTGCCCGGTTCCCACAATCCACCGTGATCGTCTTATCGGAAGACGACCGCGACCAAGCACAACTCGGCAAGTTGAACGTTCAGCATTGCGCGTTTGTTGTCAAAACCATTCCTCTCGAAGAATTGTCCCGCGAAATTCGCACAGTGGTAGAGCAGAATTGTGAACTCAACCGGCGACATCGCTTTCGCCGAGCAACCACCGGTTCCGCGAGTCGTTCGCGCCGTCCGCTCTCGCGCCGCGAGAATCAGGTGCTTGAGCATCTGACCCAGGGCAAGAGCAACAAGCAAATCGCCTATGCGCTCAACCTGCGCGAAAAGACGATCAAGAATCACATGACTTCGATTCTGACGAAACTAGGCGTCGCCAATCGCACGCAAGCCGCTGTGCACGCGTGGCGAGTCAGTCAAATAGATTTCCGAGTGCGCGAGAACGAGTCACTCACCACAACGTCAGCCGCAAGGAATTGGTGCGAAATTGCATCAGAATAG
- a CDS encoding SUMF1/EgtB/PvdO family nonheme iron enzyme, with product MSKKPTFPKKRTPTKRGSSTPTIGTMKGGTAARDIYCADFVGGNQRITYGYSAREVERLIEKVLAFLQAGATFLPSGDTVRAELDGESLTFQPDAITKLARQRSERSYLLALIVHREYRDWATKFIPLAAQMDKITEMPIAFSEFRIPSPGAGPEARLETVPLADITEALAKHSAFVILGEPGAGKTTTLQKIAFEAARKLLSGEPGPVPLFVRLSMQAERTPFDFLETEWRQRTGSDLADALSAGRVLLLADGINELPLGPERDKRLKAWRLFLNEYCESSQVVFTSREKDYDQQLNLPRVRVEPLDDARITDYLQRNDAQGLAAYLDDPRSRLREMAGNPFNLWLLTLKYKDNQTGMENRGQLLDWFVQSLLKREKDQAHSDWIHRRVQMTALAQLAYQMQKQGQGLTFPFKIAEAALPTTVDLAGEDIPIRPLTLFRLARAATILDPGIDPDIRFYHHLLQEYFAALELRRRFDASEDLGALWKCKRLASEMPAAQVGDWDPLPEPPATGWEVTTILACGLAHAPARLIEAVRPHNPVLAGRMLDEAGMAKPDAVTKLVRADLLADLYDPAVHLRARLQAGFALGRIGDPRFEPQMLNGVKVIVPTMVRVPAGKYVIGDDASQYDDEKPQHEIELPAFEIGKWSVTNAEYACFIDASGYKDERYWKTDLAKRWLRGEDVTGGQFASWLRLWKALQETPNWKEQLERTGSYSPEQLKTYEQVAGLSEEELKTELGKSLSNKSREQPQWWNDAQYNNPAQPVVGITWFEANAYCAWLSEMTAREYRLPSEVEWEAAACGLPSPSQGEGLGMRVRTYPWGDDWDAACANTIEGRVMRPSPVGAYRAAGGVGECGAEDQSGNTWDWMSTQYRDYPYQAEDRENPEAEGERVVRGGSWLNVAFAARWAIRDRLVPDNFTNNLGFRLCSPGSIPAS from the coding sequence TTGTCCAAGAAACCCACTTTCCCCAAGAAACGTACCCCAACCAAGCGCGGTTCTTCAACGCCGACGATCGGCACGATGAAAGGCGGCACCGCCGCGCGTGATATTTATTGCGCCGATTTTGTCGGCGGCAATCAAAGAATCACCTACGGCTATTCCGCGCGCGAGGTCGAACGCTTGATCGAAAAGGTGCTTGCGTTTCTCCAAGCCGGCGCGACGTTTCTGCCGAGTGGCGACACGGTGCGCGCAGAATTGGATGGCGAGTCGCTGACGTTCCAACCCGACGCGATCACAAAACTTGCTCGGCAGCGCAGCGAGCGTTCGTACTTGCTCGCGCTTATCGTGCATCGCGAGTACCGCGATTGGGCGACCAAATTCATTCCGCTTGCCGCGCAAATGGACAAGATCACCGAGATGCCCATTGCGTTTTCCGAATTTCGGATCCCGTCACCCGGCGCGGGACCCGAAGCGCGCCTAGAGACGGTACCACTCGCTGACATCACTGAGGCATTGGCAAAACATTCCGCGTTCGTGATCCTGGGTGAACCGGGCGCGGGTAAAACGACAACACTCCAAAAGATCGCGTTCGAAGCGGCACGCAAATTGCTGAGTGGCGAGCCAGGACCCGTGCCGCTCTTTGTGCGGCTGAGCATGCAAGCCGAACGCACTCCGTTTGACTTTCTAGAAACCGAGTGGCGCCAACGCACCGGGAGCGATTTGGCAGATGCACTCTCTGCCGGGCGCGTGTTGTTGCTCGCGGACGGCATCAACGAATTGCCCCTCGGACCCGAACGGGACAAGCGATTGAAAGCGTGGCGCTTGTTCCTAAATGAATACTGCGAATCGAGTCAGGTCGTTTTTACGAGCCGCGAAAAGGATTACGATCAGCAATTGAATTTGCCGCGTGTGCGTGTCGAACCGCTCGACGACGCACGCATCACGGATTATCTGCAACGCAACGACGCGCAAGGTCTCGCCGCGTATTTGGATGATCCCCGGTCGCGGTTGCGCGAGATGGCGGGCAACCCCTTCAACCTCTGGCTGCTCACGCTCAAATACAAAGACAACCAAACTGGAATGGAGAATCGCGGACAGTTGTTGGATTGGTTTGTCCAGAGTCTGCTCAAACGCGAAAAAGATCAAGCTCACAGCGATTGGATCCATCGCCGCGTGCAGATGACCGCGCTCGCGCAATTGGCGTATCAGATGCAAAAGCAGGGGCAAGGACTGACGTTTCCGTTCAAAATTGCGGAAGCTGCCCTGCCCACGACCGTAGACCTTGCTGGCGAAGACATTCCAATCAGACCGTTGACGTTGTTCCGCCTCGCGCGCGCGGCGACGATTCTCGACCCAGGGATTGATCCGGACATTCGCTTTTATCACCACCTCCTCCAAGAATATTTTGCCGCGCTCGAATTGCGCCGCCGTTTTGATGCGAGCGAAGACTTGGGCGCACTGTGGAAATGCAAACGACTCGCGAGCGAAATGCCGGCGGCACAAGTAGGCGATTGGGACCCACTGCCCGAACCACCCGCGACCGGCTGGGAAGTGACGACGATTCTGGCATGCGGTTTGGCGCACGCCCCAGCCCGCTTGATTGAAGCGGTGCGCCCGCACAACCCTGTGCTTGCTGGGCGAATGTTGGACGAGGCGGGAATGGCGAAACCGGATGCGGTGACAAAACTGGTGCGTGCAGATTTGCTCGCCGACCTATACGATCCCGCTGTGCATTTACGCGCGCGCTTGCAAGCGGGGTTTGCGCTCGGACGCATTGGCGATCCGCGCTTTGAACCGCAAATGCTGAACGGCGTCAAGGTGATTGTGCCGACGATGGTGCGTGTGCCCGCAGGCAAGTACGTTATTGGCGATGATGCCAGTCAGTACGACGACGAAAAACCGCAACATGAAATTGAACTGCCCGCGTTTGAGATTGGCAAGTGGTCGGTGACGAACGCGGAGTACGCGTGTTTCATTGACGCCAGTGGCTACAAAGACGAACGGTACTGGAAAACGGATTTGGCGAAACGCTGGTTGCGCGGTGAAGATGTAACGGGTGGTCAATTCGCCAGTTGGCTTCGACTTTGGAAGGCACTTCAGGAGACGCCCAACTGGAAGGAACAACTTGAACGCACCGGGAGTTATTCGCCCGAGCAATTGAAAACGTACGAACAGGTTGCCGGCTTGAGCGAAGAAGAATTGAAAACAGAACTGGGCAAGAGTCTGTCGAACAAATCGCGCGAGCAACCGCAATGGTGGAATGACGCGCAGTACAACAATCCAGCGCAGCCCGTTGTTGGCATCACCTGGTTTGAAGCGAACGCGTACTGCGCGTGGCTTTCCGAAATGACCGCGCGCGAATATCGTTTGCCCAGCGAAGTCGAATGGGAAGCCGCCGCGTGCGGTCTCCCTTCGCCCTCTCAGGGAGAAGGGTTGGGGATGAGGGTCAGAACGTATCCCTGGGGCGACGACTGGGACGCGGCGTGTGCAAACACGATTGAAGGACGCGTGATGCGACCCTCACCGGTCGGCGCGTACCGCGCCGCGGGTGGCGTGGGAGAATGCGGCGCGGAAGATCAATCTGGAAATACCTGGGATTGGATGAGCACCCAGTATCGTGATTATCCATACCAAGCCGAAGACCGGGAGAATCCAGAAGCAGAAGGCGAGCGCGTTGTCCGTGGCGGCTCGTGGCTCAATGTTGCGTTCGCTGCGCGCTGGGCGATTCGCGACAGGCTCGTACCTGATAACTTCACCAACAATCTCGGTTTTCGGTTGTGTTCTCCTGGCTCTATTCCTGCATCCTGA
- a CDS encoding SUMF1/EgtB/PvdO family nonheme iron enzyme: protein MPRKPSSPKQTGNIKSDRDVILGNQINQYSSADLTRVEAQLGQIIALLRVRDTTLHVEGDVRDSVIVVGGSSNTVSFRARDLPLLRALSAGDSHRREEIYLTEMILDKTHARWDRLYLPLAGRLGPAQMPSDVFETKMRFADSADPGISAAGIPLTDVRDALTELNKPRLVILGEPGAGKTTTLERLMLDLALARLREPHKNKLPFHTELADFIGERQQPEEFLEAKWGKSGLAQTYADAILTGQVCFLLDGINQMPWADRNERIMRWARWARALASSNWAVFTCRTADFVPLLGLPEVRVQTLDNDQIRRYFGLRFGEPRATDLWLVFEHRLRGSEDRFQRVARNPFMLAQLVARCDEGKPLTDSRALLMQDLAKRLLDRELANQPEGSPLTADPIETFGVAMDELSRIAYDAQARGESTNFTRAQLEHVLLGEPERARLSLDRVIHLATRATIIEDKRDQGYAFYHQLLLEYFAARELLRRFRAGETLAQHWRVGWRVWHFMPKRLQRGQRMDPPPTTGWEEPVVMAAGMAVKDAPRFIDTVQKDNLPLAGRCLAEIDTSSKEMKSLVSEVRMLLLQRQRDSFAHLRGRISAGLALGELGHPELVPQKFECEGRVVWAIVPPMQPVPAGEFIRGSERGKSKYADEFTNERRIALPEFNIARYPVTNAEYELFIDDGGYRTDRWWSDAGCVWKQGGPDAHKNAMEDLLAYRKRIQTEKESLEARAKRLNWVPQTYRYWNEVIALSDEQAEERIRQQFDRPFDRPGYWEDRDGLASPGKPVVGVNWYEAEAYCNWLSAITKREFRLPQEMEWEKAARGVDGREYPWGEKFDSALCNTNESHIYTTTPVGLYPGGVSPFGLFDASGNVWEWTGDWYQMYPGGNELDDFGEKFRVVRGGSWLIVAGNARCAYRGRFVPVDFNGSVGFRLCSPGSIPAS, encoded by the coding sequence ATGCCACGTAAACCCAGTTCGCCCAAACAGACGGGCAACATCAAGTCTGACCGCGACGTGATTCTCGGCAATCAGATCAACCAGTACTCATCCGCCGATCTCACGCGCGTCGAAGCGCAGCTTGGGCAGATTATTGCATTGTTGCGGGTGCGAGACACAACGCTACATGTCGAAGGCGATGTGCGCGATTCGGTTATCGTTGTTGGCGGATCGAGCAATACCGTGAGTTTCCGGGCGCGCGATTTGCCATTGTTGCGTGCGCTCTCCGCTGGGGATTCGCATCGCCGCGAAGAAATCTATCTCACCGAAATGATTCTCGACAAAACACACGCGCGTTGGGATCGGCTCTACCTACCGCTTGCCGGTCGGCTAGGTCCTGCCCAAATGCCGAGTGATGTGTTCGAGACCAAGATGCGCTTCGCCGACAGCGCAGACCCAGGTATCAGCGCCGCTGGCATTCCACTTACCGATGTGCGCGACGCGCTTACCGAATTGAACAAGCCGCGTCTCGTCATCCTCGGTGAGCCAGGGGCAGGCAAGACGACGACGCTCGAACGACTCATGCTTGACCTTGCCCTCGCGCGTCTGCGCGAGCCGCACAAGAACAAACTTCCCTTCCATACCGAACTTGCCGATTTCATCGGCGAGCGCCAACAGCCAGAAGAATTTCTTGAAGCAAAATGGGGCAAGAGCGGTCTCGCCCAAACCTATGCGGACGCCATTCTCACCGGACAGGTTTGCTTTTTGCTCGACGGCATCAATCAAATGCCGTGGGCTGACCGCAACGAGCGCATCATGCGCTGGGCGCGTTGGGCGCGCGCATTGGCATCAAGCAATTGGGCTGTGTTCACTTGCCGGACAGCCGATTTCGTTCCTCTGCTCGGCTTGCCCGAAGTCCGTGTGCAGACACTCGACAATGACCAGATTCGCCGGTACTTTGGACTCCGCTTCGGAGAGCCGCGCGCGACCGACCTCTGGCTCGTATTCGAGCATCGTCTGCGCGGGAGCGAGGACCGCTTTCAGCGTGTCGCGCGTAATCCCTTCATGCTCGCGCAATTGGTAGCGCGTTGCGACGAAGGCAAACCACTCACCGACAGCCGTGCCCTGTTGATGCAAGATTTGGCAAAACGACTGCTCGACCGTGAATTGGCGAATCAACCGGAAGGAAGCCCACTCACTGCTGACCCGATTGAGACGTTCGGTGTGGCAATGGATGAGTTGAGCCGGATTGCGTATGACGCGCAAGCGCGTGGGGAGAGCACCAATTTCACGCGCGCTCAACTTGAGCACGTGTTGCTGGGTGAGCCGGAGCGCGCGCGTCTTTCGCTGGATAGAGTAATTCATCTTGCAACGCGTGCGACGATTATTGAGGACAAGCGCGACCAAGGGTACGCATTTTATCACCAACTCTTGCTCGAGTATTTTGCCGCGCGCGAACTCTTACGCCGATTCCGCGCCGGCGAAACCCTGGCGCAACATTGGCGCGTCGGTTGGCGGGTATGGCACTTTATGCCGAAACGCTTGCAGCGGGGACAACGAATGGACCCGCCGCCTACTACGGGCTGGGAAGAACCCGTGGTAATGGCAGCGGGAATGGCGGTCAAAGATGCGCCGCGTTTCATTGACACGGTGCAAAAAGACAACCTGCCGCTTGCCGGGCGCTGTCTGGCGGAAATTGATACTTCGAGCAAAGAAATGAAATCGCTCGTGAGTGAAGTACGCATGTTGCTTCTTCAGCGTCAACGCGATTCATTCGCACATCTTCGCGGGCGCATCAGTGCGGGTTTGGCGCTTGGCGAACTAGGACACCCCGAACTCGTTCCGCAGAAATTCGAGTGTGAAGGACGCGTGGTGTGGGCAATCGTTCCTCCAATGCAACCCGTTCCCGCTGGCGAATTTATTCGCGGAAGTGAGCGCGGCAAATCCAAGTATGCAGATGAGTTCACGAATGAACGGCGCATTGCACTTCCCGAATTCAACATTGCGCGTTACCCGGTGACGAATGCCGAGTATGAATTGTTCATTGACGACGGCGGCTACAGAACCGACCGGTGGTGGAGTGATGCCGGATGCGTGTGGAAGCAAGGTGGACCCGACGCGCATAAGAACGCGATGGAAGACTTGCTGGCATACCGAAAACGCATTCAAACAGAGAAAGAAAGTCTGGAGGCGCGTGCCAAGCGATTGAACTGGGTACCACAAACGTACCGATACTGGAATGAAGTTATTGCGCTTTCAGACGAACAAGCCGAAGAACGTATACGTCAGCAATTCGACCGTCCCTTTGACCGTCCTGGATACTGGGAGGATCGAGATGGGTTAGCGAGTCCGGGGAAACCCGTGGTTGGCGTGAATTGGTACGAAGCCGAAGCGTACTGCAATTGGTTGTCTGCGATCACTAAACGTGAATTCCGGTTGCCCCAGGAAATGGAATGGGAAAAAGCCGCGCGCGGCGTGGATGGACGCGAATATCCGTGGGGCGAAAAATTTGATTCCGCGTTGTGCAACACGAACGAGAGTCACATTTACACGACGACGCCAGTCGGTTTGTATCCCGGTGGCGTTTCGCCGTTCGGTCTGTTCGATGCGAGCGGGAATGTTTGGGAATGGACGGGAGACTGGTACCAAATGTATCCCGGCGGTAACGAGTTAGACGATTTCGGAGAGAAATTTCGCGTTGTTCGTGGCGGCTCGTGGCTCATTGTTGCGGGCAATGCGCGCTGTGCGTATCGCGGCAGGTTCGTACCTGTTGACTTCAACGGCAGTGTCGGTTTTCGGTTGTGTTCTCCTGGCTCTATTCCTGCATCCTGA
- a CDS encoding group II intron reverse transcriptase domain-containing protein — protein MKTFKHLYPQITAFENLWLAFKGAARSKRRNPHIAEFEFHLERNLVEVQTELAAQTYRPGAYRNFMIYDPKPRLISAAPFRDRVVHHALCQVIEPIFERRFIHDSYACRKDKGTHAALDRAQEFAREFPYVLQCDLEHFFPTVDHAILRATLAHVVADPQTLWLADQILNGGASVHADEPPRYFAGDDLFAANRAHGLPIGNLTSQFWANVYLSPLDQFIKRELKCTGYVRYVDDFLLFAPDKPTLHAWRARVIEFAATLRQTLHEERAAVFPTNTGIPFLGWRIYPDHRRLKRRNGLAFQRRFARLRAQYAAGKVGRDKLDAAINGWVAHVMHGDTWGLRRALLSRVVVPRACAV, from the coding sequence ATGAAAACCTTCAAACACCTGTATCCACAAATCACCGCGTTTGAGAATTTGTGGCTTGCGTTCAAAGGCGCGGCGCGTAGCAAGCGGCGTAATCCGCACATCGCCGAGTTCGAGTTCCACCTTGAACGCAACCTGGTCGAAGTGCAAACGGAACTCGCCGCGCAAACGTATCGCCCCGGCGCGTATCGCAACTTTATGATCTACGATCCCAAGCCGCGGCTCATCTCCGCCGCGCCGTTTCGAGATCGCGTCGTGCATCACGCGCTCTGCCAGGTTATCGAGCCGATCTTTGAACGGCGTTTCATTCACGATTCGTATGCCTGTCGCAAGGACAAGGGCACGCACGCCGCGCTCGACCGCGCGCAGGAATTCGCGCGCGAATTTCCATACGTCTTGCAGTGCGACCTGGAGCATTTCTTTCCAACTGTGGATCACGCCATTCTGCGTGCGACGCTCGCGCACGTCGTCGCCGATCCGCAAACGCTCTGGCTCGCGGACCAGATTCTTAACGGCGGCGCGAGCGTTCATGCCGATGAACCGCCGCGCTATTTTGCGGGCGACGATTTGTTCGCCGCCAATCGCGCGCATGGACTGCCGATTGGAAATCTTACCTCCCAGTTTTGGGCAAACGTCTATCTCAGTCCGCTCGATCAATTTATCAAACGTGAATTGAAATGCACGGGTTACGTTCGCTACGTGGACGATTTTCTGCTCTTTGCGCCAGACAAACCGACGCTACACGCTTGGCGCGCTCGCGTGATCGAGTTCGCCGCCACGTTGCGCCAAACCTTGCACGAGGAACGCGCGGCGGTGTTTCCAACTAATACCGGCATTCCATTCCTGGGTTGGCGCATCTATCCCGATCATCGCCGGCTCAAACGACGCAACGGACTCGCGTTTCAACGACGCTTTGCGCGTTTGCGCGCGCAGTACGCCGCCGGAAAAGTCGGACGGGACAAACTGGATGCGGCGATCAACGGTTGGGTCGCGCACGTTATGCACGGCGACACGTGGGGCTTGCGCCGCGCGCTCTTGTCGCGCGTCGTCGTGCCGAGGGCGTGCGCAGTATGA
- the avd gene encoding diversity-generating retroelement protein Avd, producing the protein MKDSPIFSKTYDLVAWVIPQTIKFPRHQRFVMAATIQQEAIRFQALLIEAAHQRPAHETLKRADAELDKLRTHIRLCLDLELLTPGQYEHVARMLTEIGRLLGGWLRSVASA; encoded by the coding sequence ATGAAAGATTCACCCATCTTTAGCAAAACCTACGACCTGGTCGCGTGGGTGATTCCACAGACGATCAAGTTTCCGCGCCACCAACGCTTTGTGATGGCGGCGACGATTCAACAAGAAGCGATCCGGTTCCAAGCGTTGCTGATCGAAGCGGCGCACCAGCGTCCCGCGCACGAAACGTTGAAACGCGCGGATGCCGAACTGGACAAACTGCGAACGCATATTCGGCTCTGCCTTGATTTGGAATTGCTGACGCCGGGACAGTACGAACACGTCGCGCGAATGTTGACGGAGATTGGACGACTGTTGGGCGGTTGGTTGAGATCGGTCGCGTCCGCGTAG
- a CDS encoding SUMF1/EgtB/PvdO family nonheme iron enzyme, which yields MAKRKVSKTQIGKMTGGTIAQGDIRTERDFIGRDKINNITVIIGMNGYMPAPDLALLRDDYRAHLRRNYRALDFKGIPQLDNLSRELLLEEVYVPLVARGELPSGETWERRLAGRKLDDLPEHAEVMLAKGEAAPVRVEQALAQKSRVVVIGDPGSGKSTLLKHLALRLASEPNAPLPILVPLNAYADALSRGDRNLQTYLAEYFAGLGHGIANLAPLFDDSLAKGQAVILLDGLDEVQRDRAHLVARVEAFAHEAIARGNKLVVTSRVVGYRESPLDAQAWSLFTLLDFDRAAIEEFATKWCWSFEKSVRGDTPEAHASAEEERKSLLESIDANPGVARLASNPLLLTILALIKRQGVSLPNRRVELYELYLRTLITAWSKARALDKRPVGPPLDYLETIGVLGPLALWLREENPTAGIVSEERLRGWLSKHFQGDEWGMKPGPAAVHAREFLASVRTYSNLLLERGQGRYGFIHLTFEEALAARGLVRLGEMSVNDSLAIIRAHLTDPGWRETILLSVGVWGLVREEWRKAGEVARAILQVECDTEHAGKNILLAGACLEDVGERGLGRVAAQEITDALLAAYRNRALPPTVQRDAGFILGRIGWTPPDLDAFIPIPAGEFLYGDDKRRIKFEKPFAIAKYPVTNRQFRKFVEAKGYDRRELWSDEGWSWRTGTWDSQAPDYLKDWLAKRPAEQRCEPFWWHDIKWNNPLAPVVGVSWFEAEAYCNWLSKELGKPVRLPTEEEWERAARHVDGRAYPWGDRFDHNRLSAAEFWAGKDNLDWNKWYEAKGYEVATTTVVGQFPEGNSQPGISDLSGNVWEWTGSWYEDKKENRVVRGGSWNNGASDARCAFRLRGVPVLFYGSFGFRLCSPGSIPAF from the coding sequence ATGGCAAAACGTAAAGTGTCAAAAACTCAAATCGGCAAAATGACTGGCGGCACCATCGCCCAGGGCGACATTCGCACCGAACGCGATTTCATCGGACGCGACAAGATCAACAACATCACCGTCATCATCGGGATGAACGGCTATATGCCTGCGCCCGATCTCGCGCTACTCCGCGATGACTATCGCGCGCATCTCCGCCGCAATTATCGCGCACTCGACTTCAAAGGCATCCCGCAATTGGATAACCTCTCGCGCGAACTGTTGCTCGAAGAAGTCTACGTCCCGCTCGTCGCGCGCGGCGAACTGCCGTCCGGCGAAACCTGGGAACGGCGACTCGCCGGACGCAAACTGGACGATCTGCCCGAACATGCCGAGGTAATGCTGGCAAAAGGCGAAGCCGCGCCGGTGCGCGTCGAGCAGGCGCTCGCGCAGAAATCGCGCGTCGTCGTCATTGGCGATCCAGGGTCGGGCAAGTCCACACTACTCAAACATCTCGCGCTCCGTTTGGCGTCCGAGCCAAACGCCCCACTGCCGATTCTCGTCCCGCTCAACGCGTATGCGGACGCGCTCTCACGCGGCGACCGCAATTTACAAACGTACCTCGCCGAGTATTTCGCCGGACTGGGGCATGGCATCGCGAACCTCGCGCCCTTGTTCGACGATTCGCTGGCGAAAGGGCAAGCCGTGATTCTGCTTGACGGCTTGGACGAAGTGCAACGCGACCGCGCCCATCTCGTCGCCCGCGTCGAAGCGTTCGCGCACGAGGCGATTGCGCGCGGCAACAAACTTGTCGTCACAAGCCGCGTCGTCGGGTACCGCGAATCACCGCTCGACGCGCAAGCGTGGTCGCTCTTTACGCTGTTGGATTTTGACCGCGCCGCGATCGAAGAGTTTGCGACTAAATGGTGCTGGTCGTTTGAAAAGAGCGTGCGCGGCGACACACCCGAAGCCCACGCCTCGGCAGAGGAAGAACGCAAGTCGCTGCTCGAATCCATTGACGCGAATCCTGGCGTCGCGCGGCTGGCGAGCAATCCGCTCCTGCTCACGATTCTCGCGCTCATCAAACGGCAAGGCGTCTCGCTCCCGAATCGCCGTGTCGAGTTGTACGAATTGTATTTGCGGACGCTGATTACCGCGTGGAGCAAAGCGCGCGCACTCGACAAACGCCCAGTCGGTCCGCCGCTCGACTATCTCGAAACGATTGGCGTGCTCGGTCCGCTCGCGCTCTGGTTACGCGAGGAAAATCCGACGGCTGGGATTGTGTCGGAGGAACGTTTGCGCGGTTGGCTGTCCAAGCATTTTCAAGGCGATGAGTGGGGGATGAAACCCGGTCCCGCCGCCGTCCACGCGCGCGAATTTTTGGCAAGCGTCCGCACCTATTCAAACCTTCTGCTCGAACGCGGGCAAGGACGGTACGGGTTCATTCACCTCACCTTTGAAGAGGCGCTTGCGGCGCGCGGACTCGTGCGGCTGGGCGAAATGAGTGTCAACGATAGTTTGGCGATCATTCGCGCGCATCTCACTGATCCCGGCTGGCGCGAGACGATTCTGCTTTCCGTCGGCGTGTGGGGCTTGGTACGCGAAGAGTGGCGCAAAGCCGGTGAGGTTGCGCGTGCGATTCTTCAAGTGGAATGCGACACCGAACACGCGGGCAAGAACATTCTGCTTGCGGGTGCGTGCCTCGAAGATGTAGGCGAACGGGGACTGGGGCGCGTCGCCGCGCAAGAAATCACCGATGCGCTCCTTGCCGCGTACCGGAACCGCGCACTCCCGCCCACCGTCCAACGCGATGCCGGGTTTATCCTGGGTCGAATCGGCTGGACGCCGCCCGACTTGGACGCGTTCATTCCAATCCCGGCTGGCGAATTTCTGTACGGCGATGACAAACGCCGAATCAAGTTCGAGAAACCGTTTGCGATTGCCAAGTATCCAGTGACGAACCGGCAGTTTCGCAAGTTTGTCGAAGCGAAGGGGTACGACCGCCGCGAGTTATGGAGCGACGAAGGTTGGTCGTGGCGCACGGGAACCTGGGATAGCCAAGCGCCGGATTATCTGAAGGATTGGCTTGCTAAGCGTCCGGCGGAACAACGGTGCGAACCATTTTGGTGGCACGATATAAAATGGAATAATCCGCTTGCGCCGGTGGTTGGCGTGTCTTGGTTTGAGGCAGAGGCATATTGCAATTGGTTGTCGAAAGAACTGGGCAAGCCGGTTCGTTTGCCGACCGAAGAGGAATGGGAACGCGCCGCGCGGCACGTGGATGGACGCGCGTATCCGTGGGGGGATCGCTTTGATCACAATCGTTTGAGCGCGGCTGAATTTTGGGCGGGCAAAGACAATTTAGATTGGAACAAGTGGTACGAAGCAAAGGGTTATGAAGTTGCCACTACAACCGTAGTTGGACAATTCCCGGAAGGAAATAGCCAACCTGGGATCAGTGATCTCAGTGGAAATGTGTGGGAGTGGACTGGTTCGTGGTACGAAGACAAAAAAGAAAACCGCGTTGTCCGTGGCGGCTCGTGGAACAATGGTGCGAGCGATGCGCGCTGTGCGTTTCGCCTCAGGGGTGTACCTGTTCTCTTCTACGGCAGTTTCGGTTTTCGGTTGTGTTCTCCTGGCTCTATTCCTGCATTCTGA
- a CDS encoding BrnT family toxin, giving the protein MPPAYIEFEWSAPKAARNLKDHKVGFEEAQTAFDDNFAYIFDDEWHSDDEPREILIGYSNRKRLLFISFIQRAHDRIRIISARLADGKEHELYEEKSRF; this is encoded by the coding sequence ATGCCACCTGCTTACATCGAATTCGAGTGGAGTGCCCCGAAAGCGGCGCGCAACCTCAAGGATCACAAAGTTGGCTTTGAAGAAGCACAAACCGCTTTTGACGACAACTTTGCCTATATCTTCGACGACGAATGGCACTCGGATGACGAGCCACGCGAAATCCTTATCGGTTACTCTAATAGAAAGCGCTTGCTATTCATTTCGTTCATCCAACGCGCGCACGACCGCATCCGCATTATTAGCGCACGCTTGGCTGACGGAAAGGAGCATGAACTGTATGAAGAAAAATCGCGTTTCTAA